One Trichoderma atroviride chromosome 7, complete sequence DNA segment encodes these proteins:
- a CDS encoding uncharacterized protein (EggNog:ENOG41), whose product MDPVSAAGLALGVASLGLQVYTGCIQGIQLLVTALGYEDDCKHLNLRLRLEQQRLFAWSETSGLLDVNTENQERILNSNVFHLHRQTVLDLLVQVQCLFDEFIAYQNKHSNLTPFRDDGEFLVSPELDAKQASFPISEKKRLFIKKAMMGLKQKSQEGLKRFKWVSFDKEGFEQLLAKFTLLNDTMMDILDHSLQVEIRHTVQDTNRGVLLLHHKIADLSHLVLALKDQLEIRNLPGAPARTRLSNIEREANVAELKQLSRLAKFKAFNETIDPKSDTPALIDDAVVGFLELAKPGGTAPCAASQVSHRTGPQHGRI is encoded by the exons ATGGATCCCGTGTCGGCGGCGGGTCTGGCTCTTGGTGTTGCATCCCTGGGCCTGCAAGTCTATACCGGCTGTATCCAAG GCATTCAGCTTCTTGTAACCGCTCTCGGCTATGAAGACGACTGTAAACACCTCAATCTGCGCCTGCgcctggagcagcagcgcctctTTGCCTGGAGCGAGACGTCTGGCCTGCTGGACGTGAACACGGAGAACCAGGAGCGCATCCTGAATTCAAACGTCTTCCATCTGCACCGCCAGACGGTTTTGGACCTGCTGGTGCAGGTTCAATGCCTGTTTGACGAGTTCATTGCGTATCAAAACAAGCATAGCAACTTGACTCCCTTTCGCGACGATGGCGAGTTCCTGGTCTCTCCCGAGCTGGATGCCAAGCAGGCTAGCTTCCCTATatcggagaagaagcgcctgtttataaaaaaagcaatgATGGGCCTCAAGCAAAAGTCACAAGAGGGTCTGAAGAGATTTAAATGGGTGTCCTTTGATAAGGAAGGGTTCGAGCAGCTGCTTGCCAAGTTTACGCTCTTGAATGACACCATGATGGATATCCTGGACCACTCGCTGCAGGTTGAGATCCGCCACACCGTTCAGGATACAAACCGGGGCGTCTTGCTGCTTCACCATAAGATTGCCGACCTCAGCCATCTTGTGCTGGCCCTCAAGGATCAGCTTGAGATACGGAACCTGCCTGGTGCGCCAGCACGGACGCGACTATCCAACATCGAGAGGGAGGCAAATGTGGCCGAGCTAAAGCAGCTTTCCCGGCTGGCAAAGTTCAAGGCGTTCAACGAGACCATTGACCCAAAGTCGGATACCCCAGCTCTGATAGACGATGCCGTGGTGGGCTTTCTCGAGCTGGCTAAGCCGGGGGGAACAGCGCCTTGTGCAGCTTCCCAAGTATCTCATAGAACTGGACCCCAGCACGGACGAATCTGA
- a CDS encoding uncharacterized protein (EggNog:ENOG41), which yields MLFFKTRTGHVDYSQVYLSGFDFSRPGGPEEVTDIPGVDAEHDLYRHPRAQANRGKLRERSKKSFDIYSLGVILVELAHWKPVEGVLGIEMRLAQGQSDVVRQVRGDLLAPERIADLGAEMGEKFEEAARRCLVGERELGLEPGDDETADEVASRLSGTYYDDVVKKLAEIVV from the coding sequence atgctcttcttcaagacaAGGACGGGCCACGTCGACTACAGCCAAGTCTACCTCTCGGGCTTCGACTTCTCCCGCCCAGGCGGCCCCGAAGAGGTGACGGATATCCCCGGCGTCGACGCCGAGCACGACCTGTACCGCCACCCACGCGCCCAGGCCAACCGGGGCAAGCTCCGCGAGCGGtccaagaagagcttcgacATCTACAGCCTGGGCGTCATCTTGGTGGAGCTGGCGCACTGGAAGCCCGTCGAGGGCGTGCTCGGCATTGAGATGAGGCTCGCCCAGGGCCAGTCGGACGTGGTTCGGCAGGTGCGCGGCGACTTGCTGGCCCCCGAGCGGATTGCTGATCTCGGggccgagatgggcgagaagTTTGAGGAGGCGGCGAGGCGGTGCTTGGTGGGCGAGCGGGAGCTCGGGCTGGAGCCGGGCGATGATGAGACGGCTGATGAGGTCGCTTCGCGGCTGTCGGGGACCTACTATGACGATGTGGTTAAGAAGCTAGCAGAGATTGTGGTTTAA
- a CDS encoding uncharacterized protein (EggNog:ENOG41) produces the protein MSSPQPQMVAQQMTAEAPARVSSEQPRPVEPMSVDAEATNMRGGGEGEICCGICAGLACFECCECCC, from the exons ATGTCTTCTCCTCAGCCCCAGATGGTCGCCCAGCAGATGACTGCCGAGGCCCCGGCGCGAGTTAGCTCCGAGCAGCCG CGTCCCGTTGAGCCCATGAGCGTCGACGCCGAGGCCACCAACATgcgtggtggtggtgagggT GAAATCTGCTGCGGTATCTGCGCCGGTCTCGCCTGCTTCGAGTGCTGcgaatgctgctgctaa
- a CDS encoding uncharacterized protein (EggNog:ENOG41~TransMembrane:1 (o144-164i)) translates to MEMTDDHSFPKCPVSHHLQRYKCRHCSDPESWLDSPFDRSETGDLKALSLTSRIFVDIAQQVMFHDVHPIGGTLPLLRTLFERPDLADLVRNFSNDRCTESPVTINIFRTLFVPLAAQFNLHDASGLFDNWLQKIWVNVFERELWMLEFTVALLPWVTALFITVPARRGETKFVLGKLFAKSVTLSSVRYLYLSHHDYRNCKLNLGCLGDLLGMMPRLERLDVNFCGGTTQFLPLYELRSLNLAQSNMTAASLKRLVMSCPKLERFE, encoded by the exons ATGGAGATGACAGACGACCATAGCTTCCCTAAATGCCCAGTGTCGCATCATCTGCAGCG ATACAAGTGCAGGCACTGTTCAGACCCAGAATCATGGCTTGATTCTCCGTTTGATCGCAGCGAGACGGGGGACCTGAAAGCTCTCAGCCTGACAAGCCGAATATTTGTTGATATTGCTCAGCAGGTCATGTTCCACGATGTCCATCCTATTGGTGGCACCCTCCCTCTACTACGGACGCTTTTTGAACGGCCAGACCTGGCTGACCTGGTGCGAAACTTCAGCAACGATAGATGTACGGAATCTCCGGTGACAATAAACATCTTTCGTACGTTGTTTGTACCCTTGGCGGCCCAGTTTAATCTTCATGATGCCTCTGGGCTGTTCGACAACTGGCTGCAAAAGATTTGGGTAAATGTGTTTGAGCGAGAACTTTGGATGTTGGAGTTTACAGTCGCTCTCCTCCCCTGGGTGACGGCGTTATTCATTACGGTCCCGGCGCGCAGAGGCGAAACAAAATTTGTCCTTGGAAAGCTATTCGCGAAATCCGTTACGTTGAGCTCGGTGAGATACTTGTATTTAAGTCACCATGACTACCGCAACTGCAAACTCAATCTGGGCTGCTTGGGCGACTTGTTGGGCATGATGCCGCGTCTAGAGAGGCTGGACGTGAATTTCTGCGGGGGCACCACGCAGTTTCTACCTCTTTACGAGCTACGCTCTCTCAATCTCGCTCAGAGCAACATGACGGCAGcgagcttgaagaggctgGTCATGTCCTGTCCGAAACTGGAGCGTTTCGAGTAG
- a CDS encoding uncharacterized protein (EggNog:ENOG41), whose product MQAILAQRKSTLKHVNAGFHEYCPFSRLGDNQRDMRGYFGSFDKFKALEELLVRVSRFRHVDDFTRLLPKSLTLIGLRHVPERWNGVEKLANAVRWGRFPQLKTVVLDLGQEEFERAQMRLNIAGVTCVEYDSGHHAFGRDIAYYIARLLSRTSIPVPKSRVMDEDGEEDDEEDDEEDDEEDDEEDDEE is encoded by the exons ATGCAGGCGATACTCGCGCAGCGGAAAAGCACGTTGAAGCATGTGAATGCTGGATTTCACGAATATTGTCCCTTTTCTCGTCTTGGAGACAACCAACGTGATATGAGAGGTTATTTCGGCAGCTTTGACAAATTCAAAGCACTTGAAGAGTTGTTGGTGCGAGTGTCTAGGTTTCGCCATGTTGACGATTTCACTAGGCTGCTGCCCAAATCACTCACCCTCATCGGATTACGACATGTACCGGAAAGGTGGAATGGAGTAGAGAAACTGGCAAATGCGGTGAGGTGGGGACGCTTTCCACAGCTCAAAACGGTGGTGCTGGatcttggccaagaagagttTGAGAGGGCGCAGATGCGATTGAATATTGCTGGCGTCACTTGTGTGGAATACGACAGTGGCCATCATGCTTTTGGACGAGATATTGCAT ACTACATAGCTCGATTGCTTAGTCGCACCTCGATTCCCGTTCCTAAGTCTAGAgtgatggatgaagatggtgaagaggatgatgaagaggatgatgaagaggatgatgaagaggatgatgaagaggatgacgaagagtAA